The uncultured Tateyamaria sp. region TCATGTAATAAAGTGGGCCCGTGTCAGTCGCATCATCGACTTCCGCGATCGCATCGCCCAGCGACTGGCCGGACGGAAGGCGCCCATCGGTTTCCAGCGTAAAGGAGATCACAACCGGCACATCGATTTCCTGCGCGGCCTGGACGATACCAATAGCTTCACCCGCGTGGGTCAGCGTCATGGCGCTGATCATGTCGACGCCAGCCTTGCCAAGCGCATGGATTTGCGGCGCGTGAATTAACAGGGCCTCTTGCTGAGACATCTCCGTATCCGGCGCATAGGCGTCGCCTGCAGGGCCCACCAATCCATTGATCAGGATCGGGCAATCATCGGTTTCGTGCTGCGCGCGCAGATCAGAGACGAAAGAGACCGCTCGTTTATTGGTTTCCATCACCTCCTTGAGCGTCTGCCCAAGCGGTCCGGCCCAGGCTGTTCCCGAGCGCCACGTCGGCGCATCCAGCACGAACCCGCGACCTGAGGCTTTGGCGATTTCTATGAACCGCTCGAAATAGGCCCGCAGATCAGCGCGGCCCTCACTCGTGTCCAGCAGCACTGCCGCCGAGAAGCAGGGCAGGTCATAACCTTTGTTGAAAATCAGGAAAGTCTCTAACCCTCCGTCTGAGAGGAAGAAGCGGCGGGCGTCTTTAAGTGTTTGAATTCGCATCGAAGTCGTCCTTGTCTGGTGATGCCAAGGTGATACTTCTGACCTCGTGCCGACCGATAGTTGTCGCGTGGTCTGGTTGTTTCATTTCAATTTTCGCTGTAAATTCAGACTGTAACCGGAAGACAGTTGGCCCGTCCTATTGCCGACGTGCAGTCAACTGGACTCGCAGTACAGTGGGAGACCTGCCGTGGACGAAAAAGTCGACACACGGAGCCGAATCCTCGACATCGCCGAAGCGGCCGTTTTGGACAAAGGGTTTGAAGCAACCTCGATTGAAGAGATTGTCGCAGGTGCGGAGATTTCGCGCGGCGGGTTCTTCTATCACTTCAAGGACAAGAATGCCTTGGCCCGCGCGATGCTTGAACGCTACATCGAAGCCGAGGACGCGCTTTACGATGACCTCTTTGCTCGGGCGAGAGAACTGAATGATGACCCGCTGCACTGTATGTTGATCGGGCTGAAGCTGTTGGCGGAGATGCTTGAAGAAATGCCGGCAGGTCATCCGGGCTGCGTCATTGCATCAACTGCGTATCAGGACCGGCTTTTTGACGAGGGTGTGCGCGAGTTGAACCGGCAAGCTATTCTTGGATGGCGCAGGCGCTTCAGGGGGATGTTTGAAGAAATAGCGGAAGTCTATGAGCTTCGTGAAACCGTCAATATGGATGCTTTGGGTGATATGGTGTCTAGCGTCGTGGAAGGCGGCCTGGTGCTTCAGCGCGCACTGCGTGAACACAACAACGCCT contains the following coding sequences:
- a CDS encoding TetR/AcrR family transcriptional regulator — protein: MDEKVDTRSRILDIAEAAVLDKGFEATSIEEIVAGAEISRGGFFYHFKDKNALARAMLERYIEAEDALYDDLFARARELNDDPLHCMLIGLKLLAEMLEEMPAGHPGCVIASTAYQDRLFDEGVRELNRQAILGWRRRFRGMFEEIAEVYELRETVNMDALGDMVSSVVEGGLVLQRALREHNNASEQIMLFRTYLKLLFAPKHS
- a CDS encoding homocysteine S-methyltransferase family protein, producing MRIQTLKDARRFFLSDGGLETFLIFNKGYDLPCFSAAVLLDTSEGRADLRAYFERFIEIAKASGRGFVLDAPTWRSGTAWAGPLGQTLKEVMETNKRAVSFVSDLRAQHETDDCPILINGLVGPAGDAYAPDTEMSQQEALLIHAPQIHALGKAGVDMISAMTLTHAGEAIGIVQAAQEIDVPVVISFTLETDGRLPSGQSLGDAIAEVDDATDTGPLYYMINCAHPDHFRDALDTTQAWTLRIGGIRSNASRQSHAELDEAEILDDGDPAELGKLSADLLSRLPNIRVLGGCCGTDHRHVGCIAGHEHPLTAA